From a single Apium graveolens cultivar Ventura chromosome 2, ASM990537v1, whole genome shotgun sequence genomic region:
- the LOC141706086 gene encoding myosin-binding protein 7-like, with product MSSEEDPSSTYLVDCPDSAVSGQPINRSYSGTLFGPVKRKFHELEEAKSFLASGLDISHVAKVEISNECVALREMVTKQQQNIMDLSIELEEERNAASTAANEAMSMILRLEREKAEIEMEARQFKRFAEEKMSHDDHEIAAMEDLLYKRDQTIQSLSCEVQAYKFRMMSYGISEQEADGEKEGEKGSEKGSIEGSEKGSIKGSIKGSIKGSITRNNSAAENLDFQYEIPAYMYPPLKCKLNENQGFCEIDNYTVDVEKYAFGETPRSRDHLKDLENRINQLERSPKQSQPDVDFFGTKTVLEKVIVGHTPRRVSHIRKFSTDSANSFFATVEETASDSASNSPKLGTAKRMDCIHSEEFSNLKKMDNASEVEDYMSDRVYTIDSVHNVSYNDVTDPKAFIGNSEDYASTARESLNTADIADPDIKKLYLRLQALEADRESMSQALISMRTDKAQLVLLKEIAQQLCNDISTGRGPVKKSSVKGGSLFMSMCKWIVSFVLWRKKEFRSRYMSGMSPDNVGLLMLLDKGPRVGQWRCLTRTQV from the exons ATGAGTTCTGAAGAGGATCCTAGCTCAACATATTTAGTAGATTGTCCTGATAGTGCTGTTAGCGGTCAACCCATAAATCGCTCTTATTCTGGAACTTTGTTTGGACCTGTGAAGAGAAAGTTCCATGAACTTGAGGAAGCCAAAAGTTTTCTGGCATCTGGTCTTGATATCTCTCATGTTGCTAAGGTTGAGATCTCAAATGAGTGTGTTGCATTGCGCGAAATGGTTACCAAACAGCAGCAGAATATTATGGATCTTTCTATCGAACTGGAAGAGGAGAGGAATGCAGCTTCGACTGCTGCCAATGAGGCTATGTCAATGATTTTGAGGTTAGAGAGGGAAAAGGCGGAGATTGAGATGGAGGCCCGTCAATTCAAACGCTTTGCGGAGGAGAAGATGTCTCATGATGATCACGAGATTGCTGCGATGGAGGATTTGCTGTATAAGAGAGACCAAACTATACAATCTCTTTCCTGTGAGGTTCAGGCTTATAAGTTTAGGATGATGAGTTATGGTATTTCAGAGCAGGAGGCAGATGGTGAAAAGGAGGGAGAAAAAGGCAGCGAAAAAGGTAGCATTGAAGGCAGTGAAAAAGGCAGCATCAAAGGCAGCATTAAAGGGAGCATCAAAGGCAGCATCACCCGAAATAATAGTGCTGCAGAAAACCTAGATTTCCAGTATGAAATTCCCGCCTACATGTACCCTCCACTCAAATGCAAACTGAATGAGAATCAAGGTTTTTGTGAGATTGACAATTATACGGTTGATGTGGAGAAGTATGCATTTGGGGAGACGCCAAGGTCTCGGGATCATCTAAAAGATTTGGAGAATCGGATCAATCAGCTAGAGCGAAGTCCAAAACAAAGTCAGCCTGATGTGGATTTCTTTGGTACTAAAACCGTGCTTGAGAAGGTGATAGTTGGTCATACTCCTAGGAGGGTTAGTCATATTAGAAAATTTTCTACCGACAGTGCAAATTCTTTTTTCGCAACAGTTGAAGAGACAGCTTCTGATTCTGCCAGCAATTCTCCGAAGCTTGGCACCGCTAAAAGAATGGATTGCATACATTCAGAGGAATTCTCTAATTTGAAAAAGATGGACAATGCATCCGAAGTTGAAGATTACATGAGTGATAGAGTATACACCATCGATTCTGTTCATAATGTATCTTATAATGATGTTACGGATCCAAAGGCTTTTATCGGAAATTCTGAAGACTATGCATCTACAGCAAGAGAGTCACTGAATACAGCAGACATTGCCGACCCTGATATCAAGAAGCTTTACTTGAGGCTTCAGGCACTTGAAGCTGATAGAGAATCAATGAGTCAGGCACTCATATCTATGCGAACAGATAAGGCACAGCTAGTGTTATTGAAGGAGATAGCTCAACAACTTTGTAATGATATATCCACTGGAAGAGGGCCGGTGAAAAAGTCATCTGTCAAAGGAGGGTCCTTGTTTATGTCTATGTGCAAG TGGATTGTGTCATTTGTTCTATGGAGAAAGAAAGAATTTCGAAGCAG GTATATGTCCGGGATGTCGCCTGATAATGTTGGATTGCTAATGCTTTTAGATAAAGGACCTCGGGTAGGGCAGTGGAGATGTCTCACACGCACGCAAGTGTGA